In the genome of bacterium, one region contains:
- a CDS encoding sigma-70 family RNA polymerase sigma factor, with translation MSDPTVGNDSVLIEYCQKGDRAAFDLLVRRYERKAYQLAFRLCNGSSDDAGDVVAEAFLRVFTSIKTFRQDASFTTWLFRIVTNVFLDIRKRERLRSHESLDAIHDLEEGSVTPQIADPLPGPDAAIDRDEREQLLQKAINRLPDYQRAMVLMFHVEGLSYEEIAEAMELPLGTVKSRLNRARLSLKQYLSCFREQFET, from the coding sequence ATGAGCGATCCTACGGTCGGTAACGATTCGGTTCTAATTGAGTATTGCCAAAAAGGCGATCGGGCCGCGTTTGACCTGTTGGTGCGCCGATACGAGCGAAAAGCCTATCAATTAGCTTTTCGTCTTTGCAACGGCAGCAGTGATGATGCGGGTGATGTGGTAGCCGAGGCTTTTTTACGCGTCTTCACTAGCATCAAAACTTTCCGTCAAGATGCAAGTTTCACCACCTGGCTCTTTCGAATTGTCACCAATGTCTTCCTCGATATCCGCAAACGCGAACGCCTTCGCTCTCACGAATCTCTCGATGCTATCCATGATCTCGAGGAAGGCTCAGTCACTCCTCAGATAGCTGATCCATTACCTGGGCCTGATGCGGCAATTGATCGTGATGAACGTGAACAACTCTTACAAAAAGCCATCAACCGTTTACCCGATTATCAACGCGCGATGGTTTTGATGTTTCACGTGGAAGGGTTATCCTATGAGGAAATTGCTGAAGCGATGGAGCTTCCGTTGGGCACGGTAAAATCACGGCTAAATCGAGCAAGACTGTCATTAAAACAGTATTTATCATGTTTTAGGGAACAATTTGAGACCTAA
- a CDS encoding zf-HC2 domain-containing protein: MNCERTQEQFSALHEGSISQPLRVALEQHLLQCASCRDEYTEFARAWDLLGTFEAIEPPADLHQTIISRVDAFEWASKRNRPPTWQLFFNRGLAFVGVAAIILFVYLFIDVKSGPREIIRTSITNIFRNEPAPNPVAKFDSPVLETRRFGQTLGYIIRLTATDPLKYAAYVTENASKYNSDMVKSSLSGTVRANGSVDIPLGMTLSSTENSVIWFVYGRDEVEQVTLFIIPSSEAPTGAKSGSFSGTLTQVLQEISIHYGLAVQIDNLTENPNVIIANFEVSVNETVLGALNRTNYQLVDITNGVIHIALKQ, encoded by the coding sequence ATGAACTGCGAACGTACACAAGAACAATTTTCGGCTCTGCATGAGGGGAGCATTAGTCAGCCGCTCCGAGTTGCTTTGGAGCAGCATTTGCTGCAGTGCGCTAGTTGCCGCGATGAATACACTGAGTTTGCTCGGGCGTGGGATTTGCTTGGCACATTTGAAGCTATCGAACCACCTGCCGACTTGCATCAGACCATTATTTCAAGAGTGGATGCATTTGAATGGGCTTCAAAGCGCAATCGTCCCCCAACATGGCAGCTATTTTTTAACCGTGGCCTTGCCTTTGTCGGCGTGGCTGCGATTATCCTTTTCGTCTATCTCTTCATCGACGTTAAATCGGGCCCGCGTGAAATAATAAGAACAAGCATAACAAATATCTTTAGAAATGAACCTGCGCCAAATCCAGTTGCAAAATTCGACTCGCCAGTTCTCGAAACACGGCGATTTGGGCAGACATTGGGCTATATTATTCGCTTGACCGCCACCGATCCTTTGAAATATGCTGCTTATGTGACTGAAAATGCCTCAAAGTATAATTCCGATATGGTGAAGTCAAGTTTATCCGGCACCGTCAGGGCCAATGGCTCGGTCGATATTCCATTAGGGATGACGTTATCGTCAACTGAAAACTCAGTCATTTGGTTTGTCTATGGCCGTGATGAAGTTGAGCAAGTAACCTTGTTCATAATTCCATCGAGTGAAGCGCCGACCGGAGCCAAATCAGGCTCCTTTAGCGGAACCTTAACGCAGGTATTACAAGAGATAAGCATTCACTATGGGTTAGCAGTGCAGATTGACAACTTGACTGAAAATCCTAACGTCATCATCGCGAATTTTGAGGTTTCGGTTAATGAGACGGTTTTGGGAGCGCTTAATAGGACTAATTATCAGCTAGTTGACATAACAAATGGGGTCATACATATCGCTTTGAAGCAATAA
- a CDS encoding DUF4446 family protein, with protein sequence MAFINEIVRFFLHFSGPATFLSVICLVLTVWLVIYAWRWRRFTQKWRTLMTGTSGQNLEVVLYDQLRAKMQMEDDVHDLLENMKQVEANLKRCVQNVSIVRFNAFEDVGGEQSFALALFDGNGDGTVISTVYGRVEGRVYAKELKNCAGIQTLTAEEEAAIALLRPRTLAE encoded by the coding sequence TTGGCTTTCATTAATGAGATAGTTCGATTCTTTTTGCATTTTTCGGGACCAGCAACATTTCTTTCGGTTATTTGTCTTGTTCTCACGGTTTGGCTAGTTATCTATGCCTGGCGTTGGCGACGCTTTACTCAGAAGTGGCGCACTCTTATGACAGGCACTAGCGGCCAGAATTTAGAGGTGGTCTTATACGACCAGCTCCGCGCAAAGATGCAGATGGAAGACGATGTGCATGATCTGCTTGAAAACATGAAACAAGTCGAGGCGAATTTGAAGCGCTGTGTGCAGAATGTTAGCATCGTTCGATTTAATGCCTTCGAGGATGTTGGCGGGGAGCAGAGCTTCGCTTTGGCGCTTTTTGACGGCAATGGGGATGGCACTGTGATCAGCACGGTCTATGGGAGAGTTGAAGGCCGAGTCTATGCGAAAGAGCTTAAGAATTGTGCCGGTATTCAGACGTTGACGGCTGAAGAAGAAGCTGCAATCGCTTTATTGCGTCCTAGGACGCTTGCCGAATAA
- a CDS encoding TIM barrel protein: MTGVYRFTFGPWNIHEGADPFGPPVRCTIDFAKKLECAVKNGFSGIQFHDDDAVDITLPLVEQDKKLKELKNMLGNMGLEPEFIAPRLWEHPMTIDGGWTANSSEARKYAYERSKRSVDIANAIGTKKIVLWPAREGSYTRESKDPVEATNQFVDYCNMLLDYDKNILILGEMKPNEPMDMAFCPTTGHFLAIASRTNDPKRVGVLIETAHAILAGLEPSEEIGFAMSFGKLWGIHLNDQNGLKFDEDKAFGTANLGRAFSQVFVLDQYGFGQNGEMVGLDVKALRTQSDETCCKHLIYSKAIFEMLVEKVRSCDRKLVAELRANRDYEELNFYIAKHLMGVK, from the coding sequence ATGACTGGGGTTTATCGTTTTACTTTTGGGCCTTGGAATATCCATGAAGGGGCCGATCCTTTTGGCCCGCCCGTTCGATGCACAATTGATTTCGCAAAAAAATTAGAATGCGCCGTGAAAAACGGCTTTAGCGGCATTCAGTTCCATGATGATGATGCGGTTGACATCACGCTTCCTCTCGTCGAGCAGGATAAGAAGCTCAAAGAGCTTAAAAATATGCTCGGAAATATGGGGTTGGAGCCTGAGTTTATTGCGCCAAGGTTGTGGGAGCATCCGATGACCATCGATGGCGGTTGGACTGCCAACAGCTCGGAAGCTCGAAAGTATGCATACGAAAGATCGAAGCGCTCGGTCGATATTGCAAACGCAATCGGCACAAAGAAGATCGTTCTCTGGCCTGCTCGTGAGGGAAGCTATACTCGCGAATCCAAAGATCCGGTTGAGGCAACCAATCAGTTTGTCGATTATTGCAATATGCTGCTTGACTACGATAAGAACATTCTAATTCTTGGTGAAATGAAGCCGAACGAACCGATGGACATGGCTTTCTGCCCAACCACCGGGCACTTTCTGGCTATCGCTTCGAGGACAAACGATCCCAAACGTGTTGGCGTTTTAATTGAAACCGCCCATGCGATCTTGGCCGGCCTCGAACCTTCAGAGGAAATTGGCTTTGCGATGTCCTTCGGTAAGTTGTGGGGTATTCACCTTAACGACCAGAACGGACTCAAGTTCGATGAAGACAAAGCATTCGGCACCGCTAATCTTGGCCGAGCCTTTTCACAAGTTTTCGTCCTCGACCAATATGGGTTTGGCCAAAATGGTGAAATGGTTGGTTTGGACGTCAAAGCGTTGCGAACGCAGTCCGATGAGACATGCTGCAAGCACCTTATCTACAGCAAGGCCATCTTCGAGATGCTGGTTGAAAAGGTCCGCTCCTGCGATCGTAAACTAGTCGCCGAACTCCGAGCCAATCGCGACTACGAAGAACTAAACTTCTACATCGCAAAGCATTTGATGGGTGTGAAGTAA